Proteins co-encoded in one Catharus ustulatus isolate bCatUst1 unplaced genomic scaffold, bCatUst1.pri.v2 scaffold_119_arrow_ctg1, whole genome shotgun sequence genomic window:
- the LOC117011359 gene encoding rRNA 2'-O-methyltransferase fibrillarin-like: MRPGFSPRGGRGGFRGRGSPFPPRGGGGARGGGGARGGGGARGGPRGRGRGRGGGARGGARAGFKGGKKVTVEPHRHEGVFICRGREDALVTRNLVPGESVYGEKRISVEDGDTSVEYRAWNPFRSKLAAAILGGIDQIHIRPGAKVLYLGAASGTTVSHVSDIVGQDGVVYAVEFSHRSGRDLLNVAKKRTNVVPVIEDARHPHKYRMLIGMVDVIFADVAQPDQTRIVALNAHHFLRCGGHFLISIKANCIDSTAPAEAVFAGEVKKMTAERMKPQEQLTLEPYERDHAVVVGVYRPPPKEK; encoded by the exons ATGAGGCCGG GTTTCAGCCCCCGAGGGGGACGCGGCGGCTTCCGGGGCCGAG GTTCCCCGTTCCCTCCCcgcggagggggcggggcccgAGGAGGGGGCGGAGCCcgcggagggggcggggccagagGCGGCCccagggggcggggccgaggccgagggggcggggccaggggcGGGGCCCGGGCCGGATTCAAAGGCGGGAAAAAAGTGACGGTGGAGCCGCACAGACACGAGG gtgtgTTCATCTGCCGCGGGCGCGAGGACGCGCTGGTGACGCGGAACCTGGTGCCGGGGGAGTCGGTGTACGGCGAGAAGCGCATCAGCGTCGAG GACGGGGACACCTCCGTTGAGTACCGGGCCTGGAACCCGTTCCGCTCCAAGCTGGCGGCCGCGATCCTGGGGGGCATCGACCAAATCCACATCCGGCCCGGAGCCAAGGTGCTGTACCTGGGAGCGGCCTCGGGGACAACAGTGAGCCACGTCAGTGACATCGTGGGACAG GACGGTGTGGTTTACGCTGTGGAGTTCTCGCACCGCTCGGGCCGGGACCTGCTCAACGTGGCCAAGAAAAGAACGAACGTGGTGCCGGTGATCGAGGACGCGCGGCACCCGCACAAATACCGCATGCTGATTG GCATGGTGGACGTGATCTTCGCCGACGTGGCCCAGCCCGACCAGACGCGAATCGTGGCCCTGAACGCGCATCACTTCCTGCGCTGCGGGGGGCACTTCCTCATCTCCATCAAG GCCAACTGCATCGACTCGACGGCGCCGGCCGAGGCCGTGTTCGCGGGGGAGGTGAAGAAGATGACGGCCGAGAGGATGAAGCCGCAGGAGCAGCTGACGCTGGAGCCCTACGAGAGGGACCACGCCGTGGTGGTCGGCGTCTACCg GCCCCCTCCAAAGGAGAAATGA
- the LOC117011362 gene encoding cytochrome c oxidase subunit 6B1-like, whose translation MAEDIKAKLGRYKTAPFDSRFPNQNQTRNCWQNYLDFQRCQRSLSSRGADVTPCQWYFRVYKSLCPTSWLTAWDEAREEGTFPGKI comes from the exons ATGGCTGAGGACATCAAGGCCAAGCTGGGCCGGTACAAGACGGCGCCGTTCGACAGCCGGTTCCCCAACCAGAACCAGACCAGGAACTGCTGGCAGAATTATCTGg ATTTCCAGCGGTGCCAGCGGTCCCTGTCCTCGCGCGGTGCCGATGTCACCCCCTGCCAGTGGTATTTCCGCGTCTACAAGTCCCTGTGCCCGACCTCATGG CTGACAGCGTGGGACGAGGCCCGTGAGGAGGGGACCTTCCCCGGCAAGATCTGA